In one Hymenobacter sp. DG25B genomic region, the following are encoded:
- a CDS encoding cadherin domain-containing protein: MDQGLASFSAGTAGAATSVTASGVTLKPQVAEDFSALPPTSQWQSFSWGFDGPGSSAVTDGQLVVNGARFVTQPASATFGPGTSVEFMATFNAGNNQHVGFGAGGDEAPEMFNTVPWILISTGANGASATGLLARVHNGTEDLITALPGNLIGAAHTYRIDWKASSIDFYVDGVLAHTQNITLTTPMRVGVSDVMAASPGISVDWIRITPYASSGSFTSRIYDGSTAKTWQEATWTADTPAGTTVQLFQRQGNSTNPEDGTWTPFTAIASSGTVIGGTSRFLQYRADLATSNPAVTPTLQRMGINCAEATCADVAFTPTAGAVLPNATVGAFYSQTITTSPEAYNLVASGLPAGLTLEPATGLLSGKATAEATGAVITITATKGNCTAEATYTLTVQAANQPPVLAAIAPQSVAALATLSFTATATDADTDVSSLRFSLAGTVPDKAVIDAETGVFSWTPVLEQVGSHTFKVMVSDGIASGEQELTVTVTSPAPTDISLSSQSVEENKPTGTVVGSFSTASANAAQTYAYSLMAGEGDSGNASFQIAGSDLQTAAGFDFESKASYSIRVRATSSEAGGPTFEKAFTIAVNDANEAPVMTANTFNVAEGTANGVTVGTLSATDPDANQLLTYSITGGNTNNAFIIVGDALEVNNSAALDYATTPSFSLTVQATDSGNPALSASATITVNVTDVNGAPVIADQSFSLDENTRMKPPWVR; the protein is encoded by the coding sequence ATGGATCAGGGGCTGGCCAGCTTCAGTGCCGGCACGGCGGGGGCAGCTACCTCCGTGACAGCCAGTGGGGTGACGCTCAAGCCCCAGGTAGCCGAGGACTTTTCGGCCTTACCACCCACGAGCCAGTGGCAGAGTTTCTCCTGGGGTTTCGATGGCCCGGGCTCCAGCGCCGTCACCGATGGGCAGCTAGTCGTCAACGGGGCCCGCTTTGTCACTCAGCCCGCTAGCGCCACCTTCGGGCCCGGCACATCGGTCGAGTTCATGGCCACGTTCAATGCCGGCAATAATCAGCACGTAGGGTTTGGTGCTGGCGGGGATGAAGCGCCGGAGATGTTTAATACCGTTCCCTGGATTCTGATCAGCACCGGGGCGAACGGCGCCTCGGCAACCGGCTTATTGGCGCGGGTCCACAACGGCACAGAAGATCTGATTACCGCCCTGCCGGGCAACCTGATTGGCGCAGCGCACACTTACCGCATTGACTGGAAAGCCTCCAGCATTGACTTCTACGTGGATGGGGTGTTGGCACATACTCAGAACATCACCCTTACTACTCCAATGCGCGTGGGCGTGAGTGATGTTATGGCGGCCAGCCCCGGCATCAGTGTGGATTGGATTCGCATTACGCCTTACGCATCCTCCGGCAGCTTTACCTCCCGCATTTACGATGGCAGCACAGCCAAAACCTGGCAGGAAGCCACCTGGACGGCCGATACGCCCGCCGGCACCACGGTGCAGCTGTTCCAGCGGCAGGGGAATTCCACCAATCCGGAGGATGGCACCTGGACCCCGTTTACGGCCATTGCCAGCAGCGGCACGGTTATAGGCGGCACTTCCCGCTTCCTGCAGTACCGCGCCGATTTAGCCACTTCGAATCCCGCGGTTACACCTACCCTGCAGCGTATGGGCATTAATTGCGCCGAGGCCACTTGTGCCGACGTAGCATTTACTCCAACGGCCGGGGCGGTCCTGCCCAACGCTACCGTGGGTGCTTTCTACAGCCAGACCATTACCACCAGCCCGGAAGCCTACAATCTGGTGGCCAGCGGTTTGCCGGCCGGCCTCACGCTGGAGCCCGCTACCGGTTTACTGAGCGGTAAGGCCACCGCAGAAGCCACGGGCGCTGTTATCACCATTACAGCTACCAAGGGCAACTGCACGGCAGAGGCCACCTACACCCTCACGGTGCAGGCTGCCAACCAGCCGCCGGTCTTAGCAGCCATTGCGCCACAGTCGGTAGCAGCCCTCGCTACCCTGAGCTTCACAGCTACCGCTACGGATGCCGATACCGACGTCAGTTCGCTGCGCTTTAGCCTGGCCGGCACCGTACCGGACAAGGCCGTCATCGACGCCGAAACCGGGGTATTCAGCTGGACGCCCGTGCTGGAGCAGGTAGGCAGCCATACATTTAAGGTGATGGTTTCGGATGGTATTGCCAGCGGAGAGCAGGAACTGACGGTCACCGTTACCAGTCCCGCTCCCACGGATATCAGCCTCAGCAGCCAAAGCGTGGAAGAGAATAAGCCCACCGGCACGGTGGTAGGCAGCTTCAGCACGGCCTCGGCCAATGCGGCCCAGACCTACGCCTACTCTCTGATGGCGGGGGAGGGCGACTCGGGCAACGCCTCTTTCCAGATAGCCGGCAGCGACCTGCAGACGGCAGCCGGGTTTGATTTCGAGTCCAAGGCCTCCTACTCCATCCGGGTGCGCGCCACCAGCAGTGAAGCTGGTGGCCCCACCTTTGAAAAAGCGTTTACCATTGCGGTAAACGATGCGAACGAAGCACCGGTGATGACGGCTAATACCTTCAACGTAGCCGAAGGCACGGCTAATGGCGTTACCGTAGGTACCCTCTCGGCCACGGACCCCGATGCGAATCAGCTGCTGACGTACAGTATTACGGGTGGCAACACCAATAATGCCTTCATCATTGTGGGCGATGCGCTGGAGGTAAATAATAGCGCCGCGCTGGATTATGCCACTACTCCGTCCTTCTCGCTGACCGTGCAGGCTACCGACAGCGGCAACCCCGCCCTTAGTGCATCGGCAACTATAACGGTGAACGTGACGGATGTAAATGGAGCGCCTGTTATAGCGGATCAGAGCTTCTCCCTGGATGAGAACACCCGAATGAAACCTCCGTGGGTACGATAG